The segment GAGGTCTCGGGCTCGTTCTCACCTGTCGGAACCAACCAGTCGCAGGCCAGCAGGTAGCCGACCACTGATAGTCTTCCGTGCCTCGCTGCGTGCACCAGGGGACACTGACCTGCCATGTCTGCGTGGCCTAACGACGCTCCAGCGGCGGCCAACCTGATGTTTAACAATTCCATTGGTTAATTCTTGAACAAAGATTTTCAGTAGTTGCGCTGAAAGCAAACTCGAAGATCGAAGCTATTCCTGTcgaaggatctattaaaaataCCACGGACCAGAAACTTTTAAGGATTACGAAATTCTTTGCTCCGAGGTCAGAACAAGGCGAATCTTTCTTTACCTCCTGACAACGTCGCAGTGTCCACGAGCAGCAGCCAATGACAGCGCGGTGCAACCCTGGCTGTTCGTCAGCTCAACATCGGCACCGAACTCCAACAACAGTGACACCATTTCCACAGAACCCTCGTGGGCATACATACAAAGGGCAGGGGCGTTGCCCAGGTACTCGGTGATGTGGTTTGGGGATGCTCCTGCCAGCAAAAGCAACCTCGACACCTTCACGTTCGGACTGTAGATGTTCCTCAGGGTGCAGAGCGCCGACGAGACGCATTCCGTGGAGGACGCCAACCAGATCGCCTATTGAAAGACACAAACgtttcaattcttctaattcttcGTTCCATAGGCGGTAGAGATTGCTTAGGAGTAGTTTCACTGCAGGCGAGGGCCaccaagccacgcccactcggagaGCCACGCCTCCTTTGAGCTGAGCGAGGAAGACAAACGCTTCCAAATACTGGCCACGCCTCTAAGGGCAATTCGTAGTACTCTCAGGGCAAAGCGCTCACTGACCACGCCCTGAGGAGCAATTCAAAGTTCTCCCAAGGCATTTCGCTTACCGACCACACCTGATCTATCGTTTAAGCGCATAGCAAGAGCAGGTGAGCTTACCTGTAGATCACGCGAAGGCCAGCACGGGGCGACGCCTCTGTAAACGTGCGCCTTCAGTATGTGGTGACCCAGTTCCAACGCTTTGTCGCCGTCTAACGGTGCCTGGAGCCGAGACAGTCTGTACGCGATCGCCGCGTGACCAAGCCTCAGATCGCAGAGGAATTTCGTCGATTCTCCCTCATCCCTTCTCATCAACCACTCCCTGAACGACGGATGGAAGAACATGTACGTGTTGTCCAGCCGTTTCACGAGGAATCCAGAGAGCATCTGATAAGAACAATACACGGGAACCCGTTTTTGAACATCGAATGGGCGGATTCGAGCGTTGCGAAACGAACTGGgccgggatagaggatacatgcaTTTCAGAGTCCACGTACTGCGTGAGACTTACTTGATCCGTTCGGCAGCGGTAGAGGACAAAGGAAACGATTAGAACGGGCTCTCAAGGTTATTGGTGGAAGGACGCAGAGCTGCATAGTTGCGAACTAAAATAGTTAAATTAAAAAAGCTACTCACTTTGAATCTCTGCAGAAAATCCTCCCATGAAACGAATCTGTCGGTGTTCAGCGAGTTGACCGAGTAGAAAATCTCCGGCAACGTGAGCGGATACAATGCAGCCAAGCAAACACCAAGAAGAGGTTGCACCCTGTCGAAGGACGTAGCGGTTGGGAACCTCAGATTGAAGTGCAGTTGGAATATCTGCGCCAGGGACACCGGAAGTACCTAGAACACCAAGACAACGTTACACGCGTCTACCTTCATGCGTGTGAAAGCAAGATTCATTGCAAGATAGCGGTGCCCTCACCTTGTAGCTGGCGGATTTAGCTACCAAGTGTCCGCTCTCGATAAGATCGAGCGTCAGCTTCGCGAAGAGAAAGCTGCCCCTGGCTAGCGCCAGCAGATGCGAGGAGAATCGAGTCTGATTCGCGCTGCAAGACGACTCTGCTTTGCCGTTGACAGACGCTGTGACGTTCGTCTGGATCGCTGGACTCTGGGCCAACCTGTAGCCGATGTAATCGGACAGGTCACGAGTGACGTTGTTCCCGGTGCTGTCGTTCGGGACCTTGTCCAGGGAGACTCGGGTGTAAGGGAGCTGTTTCGCGCACTCCAACAGCTGGGTTCGAACTGTACAGATGATCTTCAGCCAGCTGGGGAAGTTGGGCGCGTGCCTGGTTAGGAAGGACGCTATCGTGTCGCCCCTGTCGGGTCTGTGGTACTCAGCCTCGCAGACTGCGTCGATCAGTATCACCTGAATGACGGGAATTAACGTTCGATTTGTTTTCAGATCCTGAACTGCAATCTTTGtgaacacgttcgctaccaacTTTCTGGACTCGTCgtcattattaggatcatagCAAAATATATCTCGCGTACCATATTCGTGTCCGGCAGCCTGTTCATCTTCTTCAGGGTGGACAGAGGCTCGATGATGCCCCTGGACAACGCCAGATCAGGATCCACGGTGCACTCCCTCTGCGACAACGATCCTTGAATATGCGGTTCGGAGAGTAGGTACTCCCGGTAGGAGATCAGCTGAGGAGCTTGACAGAGCTGAGCTGCCAGAGAGTGTATCAAATCAGGTACCAGGCAGGTGCTGTTGTTGTCCGCTTGGCAGAAGTGGTAGGCGACTACGTGGGTAGCCAGTTCTCTAACCTGATCAATAATTGTCCCACTTTAGGAAGAACATGGTCCATTTGGTACATGGAGGAGGATTCAGAGAACCTCGAGACTTACCTTTTCATTAGTGTTGCGGATTCCAGCATGCAGAGCAGTAGTAGCGCAGCCAGGCCACTCCTTCTCCTTGGGCTCCTCGGTGATGTCCGATGGAAGAGATTGTTCCCTCCTTCTTCCGAAGCAACTGTGCTCCACCAGTTGCAGGACCAGCGCGGTTTTGCCTGTCCCAGGGGATCCCGAGATCAGGACCCCGGGACTGGACCCGTTCACCACGGAGTCTATCTCCTGCAGCAGCCATTGGCGGCCGGTGAACAGCGGGTCTGTTTCTAGAAGCGGTACCTCGAAGAAGAGGGGCTTCAGGGTCAGCTGCGTCGCGTGGTGTTGCATAAAGCGCACTGCAAAATGATCAGCCGATATAATTACCAGCCTGTATAATTACGTTCGGTTACACCTTTAGCTACACGAGAAATCAGAGCTCGTCAGAATTTTGAATCACAACTTACACTTAGCATCGACAGCTCCCTTCACGTTCCCGGTCCTGGCCGACCTCCTGGCGCAGGACCTTCGGTTCTTGAAGGACTGCCCGGCCTCGTCGGACTGTCCAGCTTGCGAGGCGTTCACGGAATGTCTTCTGGGAGTCAGGGGGCTGGAACTGCCATTCGAAAGCCCGGATACAGAGACAGACATCGACATGGACATGGAAGTGGACGCGGAGACCGACGTGGAAATCGAAGCCAGACTCCCGGCGCTGTCGCAGTCTCTGGACTTGCTCTTCCCTTTGGCCTTCGACTTCGGTTTGATAGGACATCTCAAGGCCGCGGCAGCTTCAGCTTCGCTGGAGGTTCCGGTCAACGTGGAGACTGGACTGGTGTTCGTAGAAGCGAGAGTCTGCGTCTCGAAGCTCGTCAGACTGCTGAACGAAGCTGCCGAGCTGTCGTGGCCTTGAATCGGCACCCTGGACTGACAGGCACCAGCCCCGGAGCGATTCGAGCCTCCTGGAAGGTCGCTGGTGTCCACGCTGCTGTTGGCCCGAGCATGATTGCTGCCCAGGAGGAGTCCCAGTCTCATGTACAGGTCCGACTGCGAGGATTTCCGGGTCTTCGAGGTCAGAGGCTTCACGCAACCACCCTCGTCGTCTGCGGATCAAATGTTGAAGGTCAAGAAGGCTGTAAGGGACTCGCAGGGTGAACGCACACAGAACAAAACACAGATCACGATGCAATCTCCGTTGCAGAGCTCAAGGACGTCTCAAGCATCTACCTAAACAGTTCAAGGTGTTCAGCTACCCTTCAGCTACGTGTCCACCTTGCTGGAACGGAGTTCGTGCTCACAGGCGACTCAGCATGCATCAAACTATTAGGCAAACTCGTTGATCGCGTTGATTCTTCTTGTACTTGGTGTGCTCAATGATTGCACCCTCTGTGCAGTGTCTTTGACCCTTGTATCGACAATACACAAAAATCAGTCTAACTATCAGTCTAGTGAAGAAATAATTGATGTTTTTAAACAATGGAAAGTTAGCGTCAGAAGACAACGCGATCCACAAGATGACCTAATCGCACAGTGCTCTACGAGAGGTGCAGCAAGAAGGAAAGAAGCTGCACCaggtatgtgtgtgtgtgtgacagAGTGGATGAGGCGGGGGGATCATCGTCGGGAATAGAAAGACAGGTGCGCCTCGTTCATCCTCAACCATCAAGCAGCCTGCGATCAACTCGAAAATCAATGCACACTCGAGTCTAAAGTGTCTCCATGCCTGTGAGTTTGCTCCTCGGCTCGATCAGCTGGTTCAGACCGTCGCTCGCCGTCCCTTGACTGTTGCTCCACAAAGATTTGATTTTCCCCAGCACTACACCCGGCCATCTTGACTTCCCCTCCCAAGACGAGGTCATCCAAactgcgtgtgcgtgcgtggtTTCAAGGTTAATACGATTCGGAGCTATCCCGTGGTGTCGTGGCATAGTGCGCTAACCGAGACTCTAGCTCGACGAGACGTTAGGAGACGACTTACCTGAGAGGGCGGAGGGGTTGTCGTTGGAAGCGGGCTCGGGGGATGAAGCGCCTCTTCTGGACGACCTTTGGGGGACGAACGAGCTCCTCAACACCTTCGGGTTCAGGAAGAACCTTTTCCTTTGATTCGGAGGCGTGGGACAACCTGGGAACAAATTTTCCGTTGTATAAATTTGATCTTTCAGCTACCTACATGATTCGTCTTGCTCTTTCGGGTTTgcattttctttgttttcgtaATTTAAAGACATCTGACAGGGTTGGAAATTAATAGACTGGTCAGTGTTTACGTACTCTGCGACATCATCTGCAGCTTCTGCCGCCCTTGAGACCCTGAGGACTCTGGCAACGCTGATGGTTTGCTCTTCAGGCCTTTAACCACCAAGGAGGACTCGTCCGCGTCTCGTTGCTGAAGCAATGCAATGGAAACAACAAGCTTTTTTACGAGATTGCTACTATTTAATGACAGAGTGGAGTTCACCCTTCGGGGACGACGACGGATTGTCAGTTTGCTTCTGTATAATCGAGGTTACAATAATCTCTTGACGATTTAGACTTCTTGATATTTTCCCTAGCTATCTTTAAATTCTAAAAAGTGCGGTCGGTATCTTTTCTACGTtccaaaaaatgttttctataCACATTACTGTCTACCCTAAGAGAGAGAGCAGAAATTCTAACAGTTTAACGAGCCTCTATCCTTTCTACTTTCTTCCAAGAGCTCATCAACGACAATCAGCATCCAGACTCGAGAGGCTCCGACTCGGGCTAACAATCAAACGAAGGTCTGGTTGAACAATAGTTCGCAAACGTTCTAGACATTCCATCGTGTCTCCTGTTTCGCTCGCGAGAGGAACTCCGGAGGTACTTCGGCGGCAGCAAGTGCTGGAGGACGCGtggccgacgacgacgatgatgatGCTTACGTGCATGACTCGTGACGGTAGGTTTGCTCTCGTGGTGACTTTCGTGCGTGGTCTggggctgccgcagagagagtTCACCGTCGATGACTCATCGACCCAGTCGTCCGTGGGCGCGAGGATGGACATGGGGCCCGAGGAGCCGGCGAACCCGTCCCTGAACGGGCCCTCGAGGGCGTCCTCGTCGTTGTAGTCCGCTCGCAGACACAGGGGGCAAGCCTCGCTCCTGAACAGGCACGAGTAGCAACGTTCGTGGCCGCAGGAGTCGATCAGCCGACGCTTCTTCCCTTTGTCGAAGGGCATCTCGCAGGAAGGGCACGTCGACCCGCCCAGCATCCCCGTCGACTCCACCAGCGCTCGGATCTGCGCCAGGTCTGCAACAATTCAACAATTCCGTCTCTAGTTAAGGGCTGTTCTTGTTTATGGAGGTATACGGCACGGTTCATGCAGTATACGTTAAACGTATCAACCTCGTTATATGCTGCGCGGTTGGGTTCCTCGAACGAGCATATATCGAGGGTGAGTTTCTCCGCTCGTCGAATTCAAGTGTACGAAGACACTCGGAAGCTTGAGGATTAGAAACGCCGGAGAAATTTAGTATTTCAGGGAGTTGGGACGCCGTAGAGAGATTTGTCATCCAAGAAAGCCGAGACTTGGACTTCAGACATTTCGATGTCGGAAGTGATCCTCCACTGCTGAACCATAGAACTCAAAAGCAACGATTAGAATGGGACACTCAGAATGCTGAAGAAAGTTCAATATATGATATATAAAAATCTGGGTTCACGAGAACATCTAGGAACCATTAAAATAGCAATCGTCTATCAATTCTTACATCGTCGAACGTGTCCTTTTTTATTTCGGTTATCGAGGTTCCAGTATAGTGGCACCTtggagtcgccattcgaggcgcgaagggttaaaatggttaaagaaaaaaagaaagttctGACTACAGTTTCTCCCGTGTCGCCGATTTTTATTCCGCATGAAGATTCGCGGTCTAATAACATGAATGATCAGCTCTGCAGCAAGAGCCACGGAAGAGAGCATTGTGCAGGCATCAGGACCTGAAACGATGGCGCCCGATCTCGTGCATTTAGCATGCACGTTGCAGGATCAGGATCGTCGGTGCACGGGCCACGAGCCACGACTTCCGTGAATCGAATCAAGGGGACGTTCCACTTTAACGAGGCCCGCGGAGGTTCGTTTGACAGCGTGGACCATCTGTCACGAACAATCTGTACGGGGCCCCGGTATCTCGGTTAGTAGAGACACGTCGTGTGTCAGGGAAGCGCCGTTCGTTCATCGATAATGGATAAACGAGCCGTGGAGTCGAAGGCGCCATATACTTAAAGGATTCTAGAAAGTGAGGTCAAGAGGAGAGCCTCACGTGTTGCGCCGCGTCGTCGGTCGTCCTCACGTACGAGGCAAAACGCGGAACGAACACGAGAGAGAACCTGCCTCTCTTCcatcggcgtcgtcgtcgtcgtcgtcgtcgtcgtgcccgttcgttcgttcgttcgttgtcTGCGAGCTTCTATTTCTGTGATCAAGGGCCGTGATCCTTTCTCGATCGATTCCACctttccgcgccgcgccggcgcgCGTTCCTCATCTTTCGATATTTACGACGCGAGAGGCAATCGGCCCGCGATTCGCCCGTCGGGAAATATCGTATGCGCTTTACGAGCCATCTGAATTTTCGAATTGTATTTCCCAAACATCGTCTTGTCCCGTTGACGACACGTAAAAATTCGAAGGAATCGATAGACTGGCCGATTTTATAGGTTCCGTGGATTTTATCTCTTCCTTGACTCTCGGAGATCGTTATTAGAGGAAGTGACATTCTGTTCTGCTGCTTAATTAACACTCCCCGGGAAAAATTAGATTTATGCGTCCGCGGCGTGTACATGCGTCGTTTTATTTTCGGTTTATCACGTCGTGCAGATTCTGTGTCGGTACCGTTTATGGCTTTGGAGATGTATACtgatttttagtggtgccttagaCAGTCGATCGCGCAGAGTCAATACACATCAATTTGATAcaattgtatttcaattttaatcaacAGTTTCGGAACAGCTTCTCAAATTCTGTCTAGAAAAATTTGTCTACAGAAATGTTCCCAATGTTCTCCTTCCGAGAATTAACTCGTCTCGTTTCGAGCATAGAAATGATTGATAAAACTGTCACATAATACACTGCCGTGTATTCTGTCATTTGTGTACGCGACGTCTTCGAAATTTATGTGCATCGTTTAGCATGTTTTGCTCGTAGCGATTCGTCGCTGggaatttttcaacaattttgtgGGATCGTGTACAGTGAGTTCCGAGTCAGGTGTCGGTCACGGGTGACCGGCGCGGCGAGCTCCTCGATCCTCTTCGTTTCGCCGGTCGCCTAATGCCGTAATTACCGGCGACGGGAGTTCAACGCTCGCGCAGGAAGGATCGCGGAGAGGAACTGAATGGCTCGAGGTATGCAAATTGCGGATTAATACGATCACGATGAGTGGTCGTGGCGGGTTCGGTCGTGGGCGCTGCTTCAACGATCACTTTGTGCAATTGATGCGCTCCGGGCGAGGATGCGCGACCGGTCGCCGGCCATTAAACGACGCATTAGTATTCTGATATTTGGCGGAACAGTGGACTCTCTGTCTTCCGATCCGTTAACTGTTTGCGAGCCTATATCTCGCTTCGGCACGCTCGGACGGGGCCAATTAAAAACCGATTAAATTGGCGCGACGCGTTTTGCTCGACTATCGACGTCATCTCGATGCAATTTGCGCTGGGACGATTGGTTCTGACAAAATCTTCTTCAAGATTGCGACATGATCTCCGTGTTctgattagactgtggattttatgtatttgcgATGAAAATGCGATATATAAATAAGTTATATAGATTATTAGATCCGTTGAGAAATACCAAggagtttaattaaaattggTAACGCattcttttaatgtttaatttcacTTGAAGAAAAGATTTTGATATTGACTTTTAGGAAGAGACTTTTATTGACTTTTGGATTTAAAGTACAAATACGTTTTCTCAATATAATTGAATCGATCGATTGAACACTCTCAAAGTGTCTAATTTAACAGGTATCGATAGACAGCGCGCGATGCCGTTGCAAACCCATAATTATAGGCATTTAATGCTAAAATGAAGAAGCAGGTATCGTTTTACGGGCGGATGTATTGCAGATATATTACACCGTGTGAAACTCGATTGAAACTTTTACGCGAACCGCAGTCACGTTTCAGGAAGATGCTTAAACATCCGTAATTATCGTATCATAAAAATGATGCTACGAATAGCAACGGTTGTTTACCGAGGCTATAAATCTAAACTCATAATCGTGTTCTAGAAGTGTTGTAGAATGTGCTGAAGAACTTATTTGTCTCGCGTATCTATAGGAATCGCGATCTGTAAATAAGTACAACCTGCGACAAAATGGAAAGTTTACAAAGAACTGTATTGAATTATGTTCTTTGCTcaagcaaaaaagttttcgatACGGTAAATTTTCGTGCGAGCCCAGTGTTCATTAATCAATCTTGAAATCGCGCACCTGCGTAAGTAATGCTATGAATAATGGGAGCGGCGGAGTTTCAGGGCTGTTATTTACcatcataaatattttttaaatatacaaagTAGTCGGTTAAGAAATGTACTGCTTCTTTAGCCTCCGCTTATCGGTTTTGCAACCGAAGAAATATTTGCGCAGGCCTCGGGATCATTCTATTTTATAAAGGCTGATGCCACTGGATTCTAACAAAACAAAATAAGTAACAATCTTCAAATTACTCTGAACATTCTTTCACCGGATCGGAATATTTTCCGAAGCAACAAGTTTCCCGGCAATCCCGCCGGCTCGTCGATCAATCCGAAAATCGCTCAGCTGTCCGCGATCCCGAGTCTCCCACGAGTTTCGCGTGCGGTATCGAGCAGAACCGTGCAATTTTCGCGAGTTCACGCATCGCCGAGTTGCGATGCACTCTCTGTGTCATCGATCCGGCCGGGCAATCGTCCGAAACGGTGTCGGCGCGAACTCGCGTGCGCCCGCGGCCGTGGGCAAGAAAAACGCGACTcgcgaaagaaaggaaagaaaaggAACAAAACCGAacgaaagaaaagagaagaggCAGAAGGAAGTAATTCGGGTCGCACGACCCTTTATCCCGGTAAGTCCGTGCGAGGCAGGTGCAACTCGGGCTCTCGCTGCGTTACCGTAAGCTGGGTCAACGCACCCGACGCCGAGAGACCTCGCTTCCACGGTAAACTCGTACAACATACAACAACATacaacatacatacatacatacatacatacatacatacatacaaccCGATGTCGTTTTCTCCGGAGGCATCACTGACTCACGCGTTTCCGCCGCGCATCCAGTTTCCATCCTCAACCATCGGCGACTCGACATCGCCCGGATGTCGCGGGCCGAGACGTTCGCGATCGAGCGCTCTTTTTGCGCGGAAAATCGTTGGACGTTCAACGTGCTATGAGACTGAGAGGAGTGATTGAATTCATTGGAAATCAAACGAAGAAGTCGCATTCGAAAAGCTTCCAGCACGTACATTTCGCcgaccagttcggataatcgaggttccactttatcgtgtattaaacgagtaaatatgatcggaattgtatcgtgttgggTGTCCTTTTAATCGGAAGAGAGTCGCGAATATGTCAGTAAAAGGTTCGTAAAAGAATCATTAGAAAGAACCAAGGATTTTTTTGAAAAGGAAGCTAGTTTACTCGCTATGGTTCTCTACGCTCGACGCAAGCATCCGACAGCGTTGAACCAGCAGCGTGTAAACGTTGCAAAAGCGCAGAAATCGACAGTCTAATAATTCTCGGCAGACAAACACGCCCACAACTTTCCTCTCGCCGGGTATTTTCAGACGCGACGCAACGGATGCTCATCGGCCGATCTTTTTCTGGCCGTTTATCGCTCTAAACGAAGTGAGAACGCTCGTTTTTACAACTAACGGAAGAGACTAACCGCTGCTCTCGGCCGACCAAATTGCGCGATTCTTTTTTGCGCGGCGCTGTTTAGCGATCCCGAGCTAAACCTTGACTCTTTAGGTTTTTACACAGAGAGATCCGTAATCCTCGAAACCAATGAGCTGCTTTCCCACAATTGCTCGATCATCGGAAACATGTTATCACTGaactacaaaataaaaatgttctgcggcTCTCGCAAGAAACGGGGACCACTTAGAAGTTTTCtttgttttcaataattttaggtCGAAAGCAATAAGTATCGGTTCTTTTAAACTTGTCACTGTTGCAAATTGTAGCTACCACCAAAGTGTTGAACGTTTAGGGAGAGCAACGTACTCGACAAATAtcgataaaaatcgattttccagcaaacaaataaatttcaGTTCCGCCGTGCGAGGTGGTCACGACCCAGAGAGTTCGCTCGGTTCCCTATTGTGATTTAACGGTGTTCCACGGGGTTGCAGGATTTTTTGGGGCGATCGTCGATCTAACAAGGTGAGAACGAACCAGGAGAGCCCGTGAGCCGCGAACCGTGTAAATCCGGCGTCTATTATTCCCACGTTTCCTAGACCGTGACGGTTCGCAACATCAAAGCCGAGTCGATCGAGTGGGAGGCTCTCTGAACTTCTTCTCGTTCCGTTTTTCTTCTGATCTctctgggagagagagagagagagagagagagaaagagagaaagaggatcaTAGGGCACCGAGCCCGCCATTCTCAACTTTCTCCAATTATTCCGAAGGCGAGAATGAACCGGCAACCGACTCGCTGGAAAATGACCCGATTTCTTATCGATGCAGCCTGCCGGTCGCAACCGTGTGCACAGTCTGAATGGATCGCGTTGTCATCTGGAGCAGGTGACAGAAGTCGTTCCCATCGGAACCAGCTTTGCAAATCACTCCATTCAGCGTGTGATATTCTTGAACTGGTCCAATGAGCGCACAAATGCACTGCGTTCAATGCATAAATGCACTGCAAGTGAAACGAAGAAGCTACAAGCTGTGTCAATGGCCTGTCAAATGAATGGATTCGTGTCGTTTATgtcgcaattattgaaatcgCAAAAAATCACTTTCACTTTGGAATCTTTCATTGGCGATGGAAAAGTATTCGTTCGAACACACATTATGTGTAAACAGTTCGATTTAAAGCGTTCCATATGGAGCACCTGTATGAAATAAAAGAGTTTCGATCCAGGACCGTAGCTAAGTAACAGTGTTATCATCCGAACAATGACGCTCCaatgatcagttcggataatcgaggttctactttcTCGTGGATTAAACGGGCAACTGCGAACAGAATTGcgtcgtgttgggtatcattttaatcagaaaaatgcccgGAATACGCCAGTAGAAGTTTCACAAAAGAATAGCTAAAATCAACAAGGTCTTTTTAAGAAACAAAACAAGTTTACTCGCTATCGTTTGCCACAGCCGAGGATAACAACAGGAGATAAAGGAAGAGCACGGATGTTACACGGTACAAGTGACGTCTCGGCCCCGAAATCCTTGCTATAATGTTCTAATTGAACGTGCTCTCCGGAGAAAATTTGCAAAGCTGCATCGTGCAGTAACATTTGCACGGATCGCGACGCGTTTCCACGATCGCAGTGAAGGTGTGCGCTTAGCTTTCGATCAAGCGGTCGATTGACCTTTCACTGGGCCGTTTTAGCCGCTCCGTTTCGCTaccttttaatttgtttaccatCAGGATTCCCGAGGTAGCCTGGGTGCCAGATACATCGACGATCAACGGTCGATGCCGCGGTAGCCGACGGTTCCGCATTCTTCACCCTTCGGGGATCCTACGAACCAGTTCGCCGACAGTTTTCGCTTAATGAAGAAACAGTTCTCAGCCAATCGAAATATTTCACGATGTTATGACCGTGGATCGAGGTGGAGAAAGAGGGATGCAAACGGAGACGTCTTCGTGCAAAACCGACGAGCATCGATGGACCGTGAACGAGTATCGAGAGCCGGAGAGCCGTCGACTTTCCCATAGGAAAGGTTCGGCCGTTCAGAAAACAAGGAAAACAGAACTCGATTTTGTCTAGTTGTTGTTGGCTCCTCGGCTGGGTAACGTGTCTCTGGCATCGACGTTCACTCGGGAACCAATCGTCACC is part of the Halictus rubicundus isolate RS-2024b chromosome 10, iyHalRubi1_principal, whole genome shotgun sequence genome and harbors:
- the Rols gene encoding zinc-RING finger and ankyrin repeat domain-containing protein rolling pebbles isoform X2; the encoded protein is MAPPDRHRPPRPGSGLSLSVLDLAQIRALVESTGMLGGSTCPSCEMPFDKGKKRRLIDSCGHERCYSCLFRSEACPLCLRADYNDEDALEGPFRDGFAGSSGPMSILAPTDDWVDESSTVNSLCGSPRPRTKVTTRANLPSRVMHQRDADESSLVVKGLKSKPSALPESSGSQGRQKLQMMSQSCPTPPNQRKRFFLNPKVLRSSFVPQRSSRRGASSPEPASNDNPSALSDDEGGCVKPLTSKTRKSSQSDLYMRLGLLLGSNHARANSSVDTSDLPGGSNRSGAGACQSRVPIQGHDSSAASFSSLTSFETQTLASTNTSPVSTLTGTSSEAEAAAALRCPIKPKSKAKGKSKSRDCDSAGSLASISTSVSASTSMSMSMSVSVSGLSNGSSSPLTPRRHSVNASQAGQSDEAGQSFKNRRSCARRSARTGNVKGAVDAKLRFMQHHATQLTLKPLFFEVPLLETDPLFTGRQWLLQEIDSVVNGSSPGVLISGSPGTGKTALVLQLVEHSCFGRRREQSLPSDITEEPKEKEWPGCATTALHAGIRNTNEKVRELATHVVAYHFCQADNNSTCLVPDLIHSLAAQLCQAPQLISYREYLLSEPHIQGSLSQRECTVDPDLALSRGIIEPLSTLKKMNRLPDTNMVILIDAVCEAEYHRPDRGDTIASFLTRHAPNFPSWLKIICTVRTQLLECAKQLPYTRVSLDKVPNDSTGNNVTRDLSDYIGYRLAQSPAIQTNVTASVNGKAESSCSANQTRFSSHLLALARGSFLFAKLTLDLIESGHLVAKSASYKVLPVSLAQIFQLHFNLRFPTATSFDRVQPLLGVCLAALYPLTLPEIFYSVNSLNTDRFVSWEDFLQRFKMLSGFLVKRLDNTYMFFHPSFREWLMRRDEGESTKFLCDLRLGHAAIAYRLSRLQAPLDGDKALELGHHILKAHVYRGVAPCWPSRDLQAIWLASSTECVSSALCTLRNIYSPNVKVSRLLLLAGASPNHITEYLGNAPALCMYAHEGSVEMVSLLLEFGADVELTNSQGCTALSLAAARGHCDVVRRLAAAGASLGHADMAGQCPLVHAARHGRLSVVGYLLACDWLVPTGENEPETSQEMSREEAAQQAVVAAAAQGHESIVEYLLDMAEVIVDRPDTLIGETALTIAAANGSTATVSALLARGARPTAVNAKGLSPLMLAAREGHWGTAERFLQGTLSSSTDTILDDAVTLLDQRDLAGRTALMLAASEGHTNLIELFLDKGSKLESRDKEGLTALCWACVRGRLTAVQNLIDRGADVNTSDNTGRTPLDLAAFQGNPKLVQLLLEKGAAVEHVDLHGMRPLDRAIGCRNIPVVQCFLRRGAKLGPATWAMAAGKPDVLLILLNKLLEDGNVLYRKNRLKEASHRYAYALRKFPVSPEEDCQGQEHDHMMLQLQTFAQLRLNFLLNLSRCKRKMNECAEAIELADEALKVRPVSYEAFYARAKARVDSGLLEDALSDVQEALQIAPPQNRQDRRVLVALRDEIISRLDGLGTSKGFCDNASRSRLRASVDTLTEL